The Tenacibaculum jejuense genome includes a window with the following:
- a CDS encoding helix-turn-helix domain-containing protein, with protein sequence MQDFFLFIIYSGITLNLLLILLVINRFKKQFSNQILAFILVCLLVLFLTYASSYIQSDTISTLILPFGAIIYMALGPLLLNYVQAIYGKITIQKVIKDLIPFFIGLLTFTLPSYIFKIPTNEQGFNYSTLIYIIPFLGSIYFIYCLYNCYRTLKKYRTTLKKNYSFTKNIDLKWFSIWVNGLIALLIIDMICGGILIAYPSLQLVLFINLLYLTGLIWYMGYYGLNQSQVFLTTQEVEKTETKLYSQSPTLIQSDEFLDLEKKLKELFENRQLFKQQNLTLRETADALEISDKKLSNFINQHLKTSFYDYVNSYRIQNFKESIRKGDSNQLTLLAIAFDSGFNSKATFNRVFKNSEGITPLQYKKSIEKGIIASNESI encoded by the coding sequence TTGCAAGATTTCTTCCTATTCATTATTTACTCAGGAATTACACTAAATCTTTTATTGATTCTTCTTGTTATAAACAGATTTAAAAAGCAATTTTCAAATCAGATATTAGCATTCATATTAGTATGTTTACTTGTTTTGTTTTTAACTTATGCTTCATCCTACATACAAAGTGATACAATTAGTACTTTAATACTTCCGTTTGGAGCAATTATCTATATGGCTTTAGGTCCATTATTGTTAAATTATGTACAAGCTATTTATGGTAAAATCACAATTCAAAAAGTAATTAAGGATTTGATTCCTTTCTTTATTGGATTACTAACATTTACATTACCTAGTTATATTTTTAAAATTCCAACAAATGAACAAGGATTTAATTACAGTACTCTAATTTACATTATTCCATTTTTAGGTTCTATTTACTTTATTTACTGTTTGTACAATTGCTATAGAACTTTAAAAAAATATAGAACTACTCTTAAAAAGAATTACTCTTTTACAAAAAACATTGATTTAAAATGGTTTTCGATATGGGTAAATGGTTTAATTGCTTTGTTAATAATTGATATGATTTGCGGCGGAATCTTAATTGCTTATCCTTCCCTTCAATTGGTACTTTTTATTAATCTTTTATACTTAACTGGATTAATCTGGTATATGGGATATTATGGATTAAATCAATCTCAAGTTTTTTTGACAACTCAAGAAGTAGAAAAAACAGAAACCAAACTATATAGCCAATCTCCTACTCTAATTCAATCTGATGAGTTTTTAGATTTAGAGAAGAAATTGAAAGAATTATTTGAAAACAGACAGTTATTTAAACAACAAAATCTAACATTAAGAGAAACAGCAGATGCTCTTGAGATTTCAGATAAAAAACTTTCTAATTTCATCAATCAACATTTGAAAACTAGCTTTTATGATTATGTAAATTCATATCGAATTCAAAATTTTAAAGAAAGTATTCGAAAAGGTGATTCTAATCAATTAACCTTACTTGCCATTGCTTTTGATTCTGGATTCAATTCCAAAGCAACTTTTAATAGAGTTTTTAAAAATAGTGAAGGTATTACACCTCTTCAATACAAAAAAAGTATAGAAAAAGGTATCATTGCTTCCAATGAGTCGATTTGA
- a CDS encoding helix-turn-helix domain-containing protein has product MRIELSFFDLSVLIGITTGIVCSIILLKKSTIKKSNKFLALGILAFVWLNSKMLLLSLNLWEVHGFGYFPNSVEIAIPPLFYFYFLSIKNIDFKFKKKDWLHFIPFFISQMYSVIMYIVAMQTQVYSEKRLITDALFFNEAKNLDEYILMIMSGCYLYFGGLELKSFIIGLPKTNTKQDSEIKFLNILFFLLCTLSALHIINFTLNAVLDHSYNWRWDLHHSLIAAIVYYIAIIGFKNAEVILPQKNNNKENDVDISIIEKLNTAIISDKVYLNPKLTLKSLAKQLDISDTLLSSTINAHYQKNFRSLINEARVEEVKKRLLNGELDNLSLLGIAKECGFNSEASFYRIFKSETQITPKKFISNNLELSNSI; this is encoded by the coding sequence ATGCGCATAGAATTATCTTTTTTTGATTTATCTGTATTAATAGGAATTACAACCGGAATTGTTTGCAGTATCATTTTACTGAAAAAATCAACCATTAAAAAATCTAATAAATTTCTTGCTTTAGGAATTTTAGCCTTTGTGTGGTTAAACTCAAAAATGTTATTGCTTTCTCTAAATCTTTGGGAAGTTCATGGTTTTGGATATTTTCCTAATAGTGTAGAAATAGCAATACCTCCACTATTCTACTTTTATTTTTTATCAATAAAAAATATCGACTTTAAATTTAAAAAGAAAGATTGGCTGCACTTTATTCCCTTTTTTATTTCTCAAATGTACTCTGTAATCATGTATATCGTCGCCATGCAAACTCAGGTATACTCAGAAAAAAGATTAATTACAGATGCTTTGTTTTTTAATGAAGCAAAAAATCTAGATGAATATATTTTAATGATTATGAGTGGTTGTTATTTATATTTTGGCGGATTAGAACTTAAAAGTTTTATTATAGGACTTCCAAAAACAAACACAAAACAAGATTCTGAAATTAAATTTCTAAACATTTTATTCTTTTTACTCTGTACATTATCTGCACTTCATATTATTAATTTTACTTTAAATGCTGTTTTAGATCACAGTTACAACTGGCGTTGGGATCTTCATCATTCTTTAATAGCAGCTATTGTTTATTACATAGCTATAATTGGATTTAAAAATGCTGAAGTTATCTTACCTCAAAAAAATAATAACAAAGAAAATGATGTAGATATTTCTATAATTGAAAAATTAAATACCGCCATCATTTCTGATAAAGTTTATTTAAATCCTAAATTGACTTTAAAGTCTTTAGCCAAACAATTAGATATTAGTGACACTTTATTGTCTAGTACTATAAATGCTCATTATCAAAAAAACTTTAGATCGTTAATTAATGAAGCTCGGGTTGAAGAAGTAAAAAAGCGATTACTTAATGGAGAGCTAGACAATTTATCTCTTTTAGGAATTGCCAAAGAATGTGGTTTTAACTCTGAAGCTAGTTTTTATAGAATTTTTAAATCAGAAACTCAAATTACACCTAAAAAATTTATCAGCAACAACTTAGAATTATCTAATTCTATTTAA
- a CDS encoding endonuclease/exonuclease/phosphatase family protein — MKQIYFLCILMFFTFLGISNSQNNLKVMTFNKLYSTSSNSALNVVRASGADVIGLQESYGAARSIANSLGFYYHSVNSSVTIISRYPITSTNSSGVQITLPDGLKIYVFNAHLTSYPYEPYEIRDRSIRSESAAINSANRTRGNEMTKIVNTIQSWVPAGAPVFFTGDFNEPSHLDWTTRAANANVHALKVAWPASRKAINIGLKDSWREVYPNEVLNPGDTWTPRRSSNEVYDRIDIIYHKGNNVEAINAVRYGPTNDEAEVKLNNYASDHRAMMVTYIIPEENGGGDNGSDSSYGENLLKQYSAEESNLNSWNQVSGNSIRVRGGRNGYPTAKQGNYIFWFGNSSIGEVYQDVNVEAYANAIDNGLQSFYLEGFIRSYSGRDRARIRLEYRNANNTVLASFDSNWKNRSSSWEEVTDERIAPIGTRKIRVILLSERNSGTSNDGYLDALSLRTKENKLSRRSNVLKEEIKEAENEFKVWPNPATNIISINNRDRGEIFIVNVLGVIQKRVELTKSNTEISISDLSKGLYIVRFVNDKGIVKTKSLIIR, encoded by the coding sequence ATGAAACAAATCTACTTTTTATGTATTCTAATGTTTTTTACTTTTTTGGGTATTTCGAACTCACAAAATAACTTAAAAGTAATGACTTTTAATAAGTTGTATTCAACAAGTAGTAATTCAGCTTTAAACGTAGTAAGAGCTTCAGGTGCAGATGTTATTGGTTTACAAGAATCATACGGAGCAGCTCGAAGCATTGCAAACTCGCTTGGGTTTTATTATCATTCTGTAAATAGTAGTGTAACAATTATTTCTCGTTATCCTATTACTTCTACAAATTCTTCAGGAGTTCAAATCACTTTACCTGATGGTTTAAAAATTTATGTATTCAATGCACATTTAACTTCATATCCTTATGAGCCTTATGAAATAAGAGATAGAAGTATAAGATCAGAGTCTGCGGCTATTAATTCGGCAAATAGAACAAGAGGAAACGAAATGACTAAGATTGTAAATACCATACAAAGTTGGGTTCCTGCTGGAGCTCCTGTATTTTTTACTGGAGATTTTAACGAACCAAGTCATTTAGATTGGACTACAAGAGCTGCAAATGCTAACGTTCATGCGCTAAAAGTGGCTTGGCCAGCTAGTAGAAAAGCAATAAACATTGGATTGAAAGATTCTTGGCGAGAAGTGTATCCGAATGAAGTATTAAATCCTGGAGATACATGGACGCCTAGAAGATCATCGAATGAGGTTTATGATAGAATCGATATCATTTATCATAAAGGAAATAATGTTGAAGCTATTAATGCAGTTCGATACGGACCAACAAATGACGAAGCTGAAGTTAAGTTAAATAATTATGCGAGTGATCATCGTGCTATGATGGTTACTTATATTATTCCTGAAGAAAATGGAGGAGGAGATAATGGAAGTGATTCAAGTTATGGCGAAAACCTATTGAAACAGTATAGTGCAGAAGAAAGTAATTTGAATAGTTGGAATCAAGTTTCTGGAAATAGTATTAGAGTTCGAGGTGGACGTAATGGATATCCAACAGCTAAACAAGGAAATTATATTTTTTGGTTTGGAAATTCTAGTATAGGAGAAGTTTATCAAGATGTAAATGTTGAAGCTTATGCAAATGCTATTGATAATGGTTTACAATCTTTTTATCTAGAAGGGTTTATTAGATCTTATAGCGGAAGAGACAGAGCAAGAATTCGATTAGAATATAGAAATGCAAACAATACTGTATTAGCAAGTTTTGATAGTAATTGGAAAAATAGAAGTAGTAGTTGGGAAGAAGTTACTGATGAAAGAATTGCTCCAATAGGAACAAGAAAGATCAGGGTAATTTTATTGAGTGAAAGAAACAGTGGAACTTCAAATGATGGTTATTTAGATGCGTTAAGTTTAAGAACAAAAGAAAATAAGTTGTCTCGAAGAAGTAACGTTCTCAAAGAAGAAATTAAAGAAGCGGAAAATGAATTTAAAGTTTGGCCTAATCCAGCAACAAATATCATCAGTATAAATAATAGAGATAGAGGAGAGATTTTCATTGTAAATGTTTTAGGTGTTATTCAGAAAAGAGTGGAACTTACAAAATCTAATACTGAGATTTCTATATCAGACTTATCTAAAGGATTATATATCGTTAGATTCGTAAATGATAAAGGAATTGTAAAAACTAAATCTTTAATTATTAGATAA
- a CDS encoding CPBP family intramembrane glutamic endopeptidase, whose product MNTTIQTKTKQKSDLKKSLNYILLVLIVSWAIGFTIYNLLDTSTSIIIRAVSELSLAIMPALLAIIINKREGGNWKSLNFFKSSVKGIFLAILIPLVYVSIDFFIQISLGFRTSPDWSILGTFPKNAALLLFGYLAMTILVMGEEIGWRGYLQDKLFNSYGKFKGVFILGFVWGIWHLPAALQGYNFQHYPYIEAFITYPLICIASSIIIAYIGFNKHSIFIAAFFHAANNHFKVTVLSTTEVIDNFNFMLISNFVCIDLILIFGFLYWKKIKKQERLEK is encoded by the coding sequence ATGAACACTACAATCCAGACAAAAACAAAACAAAAATCAGACCTTAAAAAGTCTTTAAATTACATTCTTTTAGTTCTTATTGTTTCTTGGGCAATTGGTTTTACGATATATAATTTATTAGATACATCAACAAGTATTATTATTAGAGCTGTATCAGAATTATCCTTAGCTATTATGCCTGCTTTATTAGCCATAATTATTAATAAACGAGAAGGTGGAAATTGGAAATCGTTAAATTTTTTCAAATCATCTGTAAAAGGAATATTTCTAGCAATCTTAATTCCTTTAGTTTATGTAAGTATTGATTTTTTTATTCAAATTTCACTAGGATTTCGAACTAGTCCTGATTGGTCTATTTTAGGAACTTTCCCTAAAAATGCTGCTCTATTATTATTTGGTTACTTAGCTATGACAATATTAGTAATGGGTGAAGAAATTGGCTGGAGAGGTTATTTACAAGACAAACTTTTTAATTCATACGGAAAATTCAAAGGTGTTTTTATACTCGGATTTGTATGGGGAATTTGGCATTTACCTGCAGCTTTACAAGGATACAACTTTCAACATTATCCTTATATAGAAGCTTTTATTACATATCCTCTTATTTGTATCGCTTCATCTATAATTATTGCCTATATCGGTTTCAACAAACATTCAATATTTATTGCTGCTTTTTTTCATGCCGCTAACAATCACTTTAAGGTAACTGTATTATCAACCACAGAAGTAATCGATAACTTTAACTTTATGCTAATTAGTAATTTCGTTTGTATTGATTTAATTTTAATTTTCGGATTTCTTTACTGGAAAAAAATTAAAAAACAAGAACGATTAGAAAAGTAA